The Halobacterium litoreum genome includes a region encoding these proteins:
- a CDS encoding glycosyltransferase family protein: MDYTQERVATLHDYGDADPDAPAGRAAVVVPMTDREYAGLAPERVFSELERVDPAEVVVPLRAPAERVPDFREWLAEFDVNLTLLWCDGPRVESLLADAGLDGERGKGRDVWLALGVAARRDYVVVHDADTTTYEARDVRKLLFPLADGFDFSKGYYARVENDRLYGRLFRLFYEPLVAALGDGADHDVLDFLGAFRYALAGECAMTSDLARGMRVQRRWGLEVGTLGEAFRLAGADGAAQVDLGRYEHDHRAVSGPTGLSEMSEGVGSALFRAIEDAGVEPDYDALPERYREHAARFVRAYGADAAFNGLDYDSEGERDQTATYADAIAEPGPDTRLPAWADAPLDPDEVAAAAAADADDAAD; this comes from the coding sequence ATGGACTACACGCAGGAGCGCGTGGCGACGCTCCACGACTACGGCGACGCCGACCCGGACGCGCCGGCGGGCCGCGCGGCCGTGGTGGTGCCGATGACCGACCGCGAGTACGCCGGCCTCGCGCCGGAGCGCGTGTTCTCCGAACTGGAGCGCGTCGACCCCGCGGAAGTGGTCGTGCCCCTTCGCGCGCCAGCCGAGCGCGTCCCCGACTTCCGTGAGTGGCTCGCCGAGTTCGACGTGAACCTCACGCTGCTGTGGTGTGACGGCCCGCGCGTCGAGTCCCTGCTCGCGGACGCCGGCCTGGACGGCGAGCGCGGGAAGGGCAGGGACGTGTGGCTGGCGCTCGGCGTCGCCGCGCGCCGCGACTACGTGGTCGTCCACGACGCCGACACCACGACCTACGAGGCCCGCGACGTGCGGAAACTCCTCTTCCCGCTCGCCGACGGGTTCGACTTCTCGAAGGGGTACTACGCTCGCGTGGAGAACGACCGGCTGTACGGCCGGCTCTTTCGGCTGTTCTACGAGCCGCTGGTGGCGGCGCTCGGCGACGGCGCCGACCACGACGTGCTCGACTTCCTCGGGGCGTTCCGGTACGCGCTCGCCGGCGAGTGCGCGATGACCAGCGACCTCGCCCGAGGGATGCGCGTCCAGCGCCGCTGGGGGCTGGAGGTCGGCACGCTCGGCGAGGCGTTCCGACTGGCGGGCGCGGACGGCGCGGCCCAAGTCGACCTCGGACGCTACGAGCACGACCACCGCGCCGTCTCCGGGCCGACCGGGCTCTCGGAGATGAGCGAGGGGGTCGGGTCGGCGCTGTTCCGCGCAATCGAGGACGCGGGCGTGGAACCGGACTACGACGCGCTCCCCGAGCGCTACCGCGAGCACGCGGCGCGGTTCGTTCGCGCGTACGGCGCGGACGCGGCGTTCAACGGCCTCGACTACGACAGCGAGGGCGAGCGAGACCAGACCGCGACGTACGCCGACGCCATCGCCGAACCCGGCCCGGACACTCGGCTCCCGGCGTGGGCCGACGCGCCACTCGACCCCGACGAGGTGGCCGCGGCCGCCGCCGCGGACGCCGACGACGCGGCAGATTGA
- a CDS encoding TRAM domain-containing protein has translation MEISDKLLCLFNAEVTVKDDEYVVEVPKSEIETGSVDPGDVYRVALISRSDADDSQSSSSQSTTETSSSEPQPPVEEGEIRYVEIEDIGKQGDGIARVERGYVIIVPDAEIGERVKVEVTEVKSNFAVGEIIDEEY, from the coding sequence TTGGAAATCTCTGATAAGCTGCTCTGTCTGTTCAACGCGGAAGTGACGGTCAAAGACGACGAGTACGTCGTGGAAGTGCCCAAGAGCGAAATCGAGACCGGCTCGGTCGACCCCGGCGACGTCTACCGGGTCGCGCTCATCTCGCGGTCGGACGCCGACGACTCGCAGTCCTCGTCGTCGCAATCGACGACCGAGACGTCGTCCTCGGAGCCACAGCCCCCCGTCGAGGAGGGCGAGATTCGGTACGTGGAAATCGAGGACATCGGGAAGCAGGGCGACGGCATCGCGCGCGTCGAGCGCGGCTACGTCATCATCGTGCCGGACGCCGAAATCGGCGAGCGCGTGAAAGTAGAGGTGACGGAAGTCAAGTCGAACTTCGCGGTCGGCGAAATCATCGACGAGGAGTACTGA
- a CDS encoding Hsp20/alpha crystallin family protein, which translates to MTAREFAEAVGSAVFRRMGRAASRFQEESPLPVDVLESEDECLVVFDAPGATTSDVQVNYEGDAVAVRVDRFREFRENYEMLFPGRGLSLDGRAELPEDAVVDAEHARAELNDDGTLYVFLPKRESTGTSIDVTEGDGDDAGDDADEEIETEEREE; encoded by the coding sequence ATGACCGCCCGCGAGTTCGCCGAAGCCGTCGGGAGCGCGGTGTTCCGGCGGATGGGCCGGGCGGCGTCCCGGTTCCAGGAGGAGTCCCCGCTCCCCGTGGACGTCTTAGAGAGCGAGGACGAGTGCCTCGTCGTCTTCGACGCGCCGGGCGCGACGACGAGCGACGTGCAGGTGAACTACGAGGGCGACGCGGTGGCGGTGCGCGTCGACCGCTTCCGGGAGTTCAGAGAGAACTACGAGATGCTGTTCCCGGGCCGCGGCCTGTCGCTGGACGGGCGCGCAGAACTCCCCGAGGACGCCGTGGTGGACGCCGAGCACGCGCGCGCCGAACTGAACGACGACGGCACGCTGTACGTGTTCCTGCCGAAGCGCGAGTCGACCGGCACGAGCATCGACGTGACCGAGGGCGACGGCGACGACGCGGGCGACGACGCGGACGAGGAAATCGAGACCGAAGAGCGCGAGGAGTGA
- a CDS encoding NAD(P)/FAD-dependent oxidoreductase, whose amino-acid sequence MDDSLDGAARSVGVVGAGAVGLTAAYDLAAAGADVTVYERDTVAGGATGRAAGILYDAFAEDVDARVADRAIERFRAFDGRGEFELRDAPYVWFVTEPGAKADAIRKQVEGMTRNGRRVERIDGDELAARFPALRTDDVVEAAVAEDAAVVDTSAYADLLADLARGEGAEIRTGVEASVSTDPPRVNGDAHDAVLVAAGAHTERVLADAGFSVSLKPYRVQALTADSPGDVPTFYDATEGYYARPHPTGLLAGDGTEEVEADPDAYDRDGDDWFVSDTTARLADRLPGYDPDVERAWAGVCTATPDRDPLLGELDGGIYVAAGWQGHGFMRSPATGEAIAEQILGGEGIPAFDPTRFTGDEEFAIVEGMAVE is encoded by the coding sequence ATGGACGACTCACTCGACGGCGCGGCCCGGTCGGTCGGCGTGGTCGGCGCCGGCGCGGTCGGTCTCACCGCGGCCTACGACCTCGCGGCGGCGGGCGCGGACGTGACGGTCTACGAGCGCGACACCGTGGCCGGCGGCGCGACGGGGCGGGCCGCGGGCATCCTCTACGACGCGTTCGCGGAGGACGTGGACGCCCGCGTCGCCGACCGCGCAATCGAGCGCTTCCGCGCGTTCGACGGCCGGGGCGAGTTCGAACTCCGGGACGCGCCCTACGTCTGGTTCGTCACCGAGCCGGGCGCGAAGGCCGACGCCATCCGCAAGCAGGTCGAGGGAATGACCCGGAACGGCCGGCGCGTCGAGCGAATCGACGGCGACGAACTCGCGGCGCGCTTCCCCGCGCTCCGCACCGACGACGTGGTCGAGGCCGCCGTCGCGGAGGACGCCGCCGTCGTGGACACGTCGGCGTACGCCGACCTGCTCGCGGACCTCGCTCGCGGCGAGGGCGCCGAGATTCGCACGGGCGTCGAGGCGTCAGTCTCGACCGACCCGCCGCGCGTGAACGGCGACGCCCACGACGCGGTGCTCGTCGCGGCCGGCGCGCACACCGAGCGCGTGCTCGCGGACGCCGGTTTCTCCGTCTCGCTGAAGCCGTACCGCGTGCAGGCGCTCACCGCCGACTCGCCGGGCGACGTGCCGACGTTCTACGACGCCACCGAGGGCTACTACGCCCGCCCGCACCCGACCGGTCTGCTCGCCGGCGACGGCACCGAGGAAGTGGAAGCCGACCCCGACGCCTACGACCGCGACGGCGACGACTGGTTCGTCTCCGACACGACGGCGCGCCTCGCCGACCGCCTGCCCGGCTACGACCCGGACGTGGAGCGCGCGTGGGCCGGCGTCTGCACCGCGACGCCCGACCGCGACCCCCTGCTCGGCGAACTGGACGGCGGGATTTACGTCGCCGCCGGCTGGCAGGGCCACGGCTTCATGCGGTCGCCGGCCACGGGGGAAGCCATTGCAGAACAGATACTCGGCGGCGAGGGGATTCCGGCGTTCGACCCGACGCGATTCACCGGCGACGAGGAGTTCGCCATCGTCGAAGGGATGGCCGTCGAGTAG
- a CDS encoding DUF7109 family protein, translating to MDGDELAGVVDLFGGLTRAELDDAVDELAFKRGEEADGVEADVENALRDYYLVEVDREDETVLAPGPAAFPSPPEYATDLPHILDVERREISRDALADAVRARLEADAADAEPGSERARSLVDATYDAEAWAPVDLGDVRAELTDDA from the coding sequence ATGGACGGCGACGAACTCGCGGGGGTCGTGGACCTGTTCGGCGGCCTCACGCGGGCCGAACTCGACGACGCGGTGGACGAACTCGCGTTCAAGCGCGGCGAGGAGGCCGACGGCGTCGAGGCGGACGTGGAGAACGCGCTCCGAGACTACTACCTCGTCGAGGTGGACCGGGAGGACGAAACGGTGTTGGCTCCGGGGCCGGCGGCGTTCCCGAGTCCGCCCGAGTACGCCACCGACCTCCCGCACATCCTCGACGTGGAGCGCCGCGAGATTTCGCGGGACGCGCTCGCCGACGCGGTCCGGGCGCGCCTCGAAGCCGACGCCGCGGACGCCGAACCTGGCAGCGAGCGCGCTCGCTCGCTCGTGGACGCGACCTACGACGCCGAGGCGTGGGCGCCCGTCGACCTCGGGGACGTGCGCGCGGAACTCACCGACGACGCGTGA
- a CDS encoding radical SAM protein, with protein MIDPAELDVTLVDGYVDEPAHFGVPPYISTYPRNAAGALVDAGVDPANVTYHTIDELREDKSKWSDVADADLFVYVGGMTVPGKYVGGTPAEPDEVREMAWVAEGTSVMGGPVRFGVGEENAGAQEMERSDLDFDFLAMADIEAAAYDLVNNGLEGFEDRYRDNDELDRWAAKGAFVVEQHPNYPDYLICEMETSRGCAYRCSFCTEPMYGDPAFRSAESVVREVGNLYDHGARHFRLGRQADILAFGGDGEAPNPDAIRRLYGGIREVAPDLETLHLDNMNPVTIVDYPEKSKEAIRVIAEHNTAGDTAAFGLESADPLVQEENNLLVTAEECLEAVRIVNEVGGWRPGESPADAPSWGGDTPDRLPKLLPGINLVHGLTGEREETFEHNKQFLQSVLDEGLMLRRINIRQVMAFEGTDMAETGADLANDHKKQFKQYKQEVRETIDNPMLNRVVPPGTILEDVTLEYHQDGKTFGRQLGTYSLLVGIPGERELGQTIDVAVTDHGYRSVTGIPHPLDVNDATMDELTAIPGIGSSTAGDILVGRPHDSAPSVEGVNLGKFTRS; from the coding sequence ATGATTGACCCCGCGGAGTTGGACGTGACGCTCGTGGACGGCTACGTCGACGAGCCGGCGCACTTCGGGGTGCCGCCGTACATCTCCACGTACCCGCGGAACGCCGCCGGCGCGCTCGTGGACGCGGGCGTCGACCCCGCGAACGTCACGTACCACACCATCGACGAACTCCGCGAGGACAAGTCGAAGTGGTCGGACGTGGCGGACGCCGACCTGTTCGTGTACGTGGGCGGGATGACCGTCCCGGGGAAGTACGTCGGCGGGACGCCCGCCGAACCCGACGAAGTGAGGGAGATGGCGTGGGTCGCCGAGGGGACGAGCGTGATGGGCGGGCCCGTGCGCTTCGGCGTCGGCGAGGAGAACGCGGGCGCACAGGAGATGGAGCGCTCCGATTTGGACTTCGACTTCCTCGCGATGGCGGACATCGAGGCCGCGGCCTACGACCTCGTGAACAACGGGCTGGAGGGGTTCGAGGACCGCTACCGGGACAACGACGAACTCGACCGGTGGGCGGCGAAGGGCGCGTTCGTCGTCGAACAGCACCCGAACTACCCCGACTACCTCATCTGCGAGATGGAGACCTCGCGTGGCTGCGCGTACCGGTGTTCCTTCTGCACGGAACCGATGTACGGCGACCCCGCGTTCCGGTCCGCCGAGAGCGTGGTTCGGGAGGTCGGGAACCTCTACGACCACGGCGCGCGCCACTTCCGCCTCGGCCGGCAGGCCGACATCCTCGCGTTCGGCGGCGACGGCGAAGCCCCGAACCCGGACGCGATTCGGCGGCTCTACGGCGGCATCCGGGAGGTGGCGCCGGATTTGGAGACGCTCCACCTCGACAACATGAACCCGGTGACCATCGTGGACTACCCCGAGAAGTCCAAGGAGGCCATCCGGGTCATCGCGGAGCACAACACCGCGGGCGACACTGCCGCGTTCGGCCTCGAATCCGCCGACCCGCTCGTGCAGGAGGAGAACAACCTCCTCGTGACCGCCGAGGAGTGTCTCGAAGCGGTGCGCATCGTCAACGAGGTCGGCGGCTGGCGGCCCGGCGAGTCCCCCGCGGACGCGCCGTCGTGGGGGGGCGACACCCCCGACCGCCTCCCGAAACTCCTGCCCGGCATCAACCTCGTCCACGGCCTCACCGGGGAGCGCGAGGAGACCTTCGAGCACAACAAGCAGTTCCTCCAGAGCGTCCTGGACGAGGGGCTGATGCTCCGGCGCATCAACATCAGGCAGGTGATGGCCTTCGAGGGCACCGACATGGCGGAGACGGGCGCGGACCTCGCCAACGACCACAAGAAGCAGTTCAAGCAGTACAAACAGGAGGTCCGCGAGACCATCGACAATCCGATGCTGAACCGCGTCGTCCCGCCGGGAACGATTCTGGAGGACGTGACCCTGGAGTACCACCAGGACGGCAAGACGTTCGGCCGGCAGTTGGGGACGTACTCCCTGCTGGTGGGGATTCCGGGCGAGCGCGAACTCGGGCAGACCATCGACGTGGCCGTCACCGACCACGGCTACCGCTCCGTGACGGGTATCCCCCACCCGCTGGACGTGAACGACGCGACGATGGACGAACTCACCGCGATTCCCGGCATCGGGTCGAGCACGGCGGGCGACATCCTCGTCGGGCGGCCGCACGACTCGGCGCCCAGCGTCGAGGGCGTGAACCTCGGGAAGTTCACGCGCTCGTGA
- a CDS encoding hydroxysqualene dehydroxylase — MSSSTTVAVLGGGIAGLTAAHELAERDFDVTVYEANDRVGGKARSIPVADDEDGLLGEHGFRFFPAYYENVVDTMARIPDGDRRVADHLVPTSETLIAGADGAGFTASTERPSSPKEWLDALRPQIAGGEVPPREVAHFLSRLAVLLTSCDERRETEFERQSWWEFIDADEMSPAYRKHLAQSTQALVALRPEQGSARTVGTIYLQLLFGQLDPEKPAERVLDGPTSEVWFDPWVDYLEAQGVTFELDAPVTAIESDGRRVTGAVADGETVTADYYVAALPIDVLPRVVTPELRRAAPSLARADRVRTAWMNGVQFYLDRDVPIVNGHAVYVDSPWAITSISQRQFWTDHDVAARSDGDVEGVLSVIASDWETPGILYGKPAKECTREEVVEEIWAQVQSHLGADALPDEARVAHFLDPELRETEGGLANDSPLVINTVDSLRNRPEADTEAPNLAVAGDYVRVDTDLATMEAANEAGRRAANAVLDASPGRHSRCQVWGLEEPRVFDPLKRQDALRYRLGLPHPGEVGHDAWEVVRSLRP, encoded by the coding sequence ATGTCCAGTTCGACGACCGTCGCGGTGCTCGGGGGAGGAATCGCGGGACTGACTGCCGCCCACGAACTCGCGGAGCGCGACTTCGACGTCACCGTCTACGAGGCCAACGACCGCGTCGGCGGGAAGGCCCGGAGCATCCCGGTGGCCGACGACGAGGACGGCTTGCTCGGCGAGCACGGCTTCCGTTTCTTCCCGGCGTACTACGAGAACGTCGTGGACACGATGGCGCGCATCCCGGACGGCGACCGCCGGGTCGCCGACCACCTCGTGCCCACCAGCGAGACCCTGATTGCGGGCGCGGACGGCGCGGGGTTCACGGCGTCCACGGAGCGCCCGTCGTCGCCGAAGGAGTGGCTGGACGCGCTTCGCCCCCAAATCGCGGGCGGCGAGGTGCCGCCGCGGGAGGTCGCGCACTTCCTGTCGCGGCTCGCGGTGCTGTTGACGTCCTGCGACGAGCGCCGCGAGACGGAGTTCGAACGCCAGTCGTGGTGGGAGTTCATCGACGCCGACGAGATGTCGCCGGCGTACCGCAAGCACCTCGCGCAGTCGACGCAGGCGCTCGTCGCGCTCCGCCCCGAGCAGGGGAGCGCACGCACCGTCGGCACCATCTACCTCCAGTTGCTGTTCGGGCAACTCGACCCGGAGAAGCCGGCCGAGCGCGTGCTCGACGGCCCGACGAGCGAGGTGTGGTTCGACCCGTGGGTCGACTACCTCGAAGCGCAGGGCGTGACCTTCGAACTCGACGCGCCGGTCACGGCCATCGAGAGCGACGGCCGCCGGGTCACGGGCGCGGTCGCCGACGGCGAGACGGTGACGGCGGACTACTACGTCGCCGCGCTCCCCATCGACGTGCTGCCGCGGGTCGTGACGCCGGAACTCCGGCGGGCCGCGCCGTCGCTCGCGCGTGCCGACCGCGTGCGGACGGCGTGGATGAACGGCGTCCAGTTCTACCTCGACCGGGACGTGCCAATCGTGAACGGGCACGCCGTCTACGTCGACTCGCCGTGGGCGATTACGTCCATCAGCCAGCGCCAGTTCTGGACCGACCACGACGTGGCGGCGCGCTCCGACGGCGACGTCGAGGGCGTGCTGTCGGTCATCGCGTCGGACTGGGAGACGCCCGGAATCCTGTACGGCAAGCCCGCCAAGGAGTGCACGCGCGAGGAAGTCGTCGAGGAGATTTGGGCGCAAGTCCAATCCCACCTCGGCGCGGACGCGCTCCCGGACGAGGCCCGCGTCGCGCACTTCCTCGACCCCGAACTCCGGGAGACCGAGGGGGGTCTCGCGAACGACTCGCCGCTCGTCATCAACACCGTCGACAGCCTCCGGAACCGCCCGGAGGCCGACACCGAGGCGCCGAACCTCGCGGTGGCCGGCGACTACGTGCGCGTCGACACCGACCTCGCGACGATGGAGGCCGCGAACGAGGCCGGCCGCCGGGCTGCGAACGCCGTCCTCGACGCCTCGCCCGGTCGCCACTCGCGCTGTCAGGTGTGGGGACTGGAGGAGCCGCGCGTGTTCGACCCGCTGAAGCGCCAGGACGCCCTGCGCTACCGCCTCGGCCTGCCGCACCCCGGCGAGGTCGGACACGACGCGTGGGAGGTCGTGCGGTCGCTCCGGCCGTAA
- a CDS encoding glycosyltransferase family 87 protein, which yields MSRNRRPRAVLAVAALAGVPSTVLFALRNPGQVGFATDVYYAAARAALAGRDFYAVNPVGDATFQYPPAVVAAFYPHALLGDPALALALQTLVNLAALVGLAALVVRTAERGTGSLARVDRALLVAFVFLAGPVGVNLVMGQVNPVLALGLAGGAVALERGRDRASGAALGATAAVKLFPALVGVWLCRRRAWRAIAAATATGVGAILAGVLLFGPGATETYVAETLSGELSVASFPDGPDPTAPFVTVRRQLTYLAPSLSGTALLAAGLAVVAPVYAGVNRVVADPESRLVALQGTLTATLLVFPLEPFYVVLAVFPLAPLLYRLDPGTPRTLLLAGTLLVSVPVLYESVVTLTAPLPGGISSAIRGVSRDAFAFVLPPTIGAWLVLAGCLLYQHRAATEP from the coding sequence GTGTCACGGAACCGCCGTCCGCGCGCCGTCCTCGCCGTCGCCGCGCTCGCGGGCGTCCCGAGCACCGTCCTGTTCGCGCTCCGGAACCCCGGACAGGTCGGCTTCGCGACGGACGTCTACTACGCGGCGGCCCGGGCCGCGCTCGCCGGCCGCGACTTCTACGCCGTGAATCCGGTCGGCGACGCAACGTTCCAGTACCCGCCGGCCGTCGTCGCGGCGTTCTACCCACACGCCCTCCTCGGCGACCCGGCGCTCGCGCTCGCGCTCCAGACGCTCGTCAACCTCGCGGCGCTCGTGGGTCTCGCCGCCCTCGTCGTCCGCACCGCCGAACGCGGTACCGGGTCGCTCGCCCGCGTCGACCGCGCGCTCCTCGTTGCGTTCGTCTTTCTCGCCGGCCCCGTCGGCGTGAACCTCGTCATGGGGCAGGTGAACCCCGTGCTCGCGCTCGGCCTCGCGGGCGGCGCGGTCGCCCTCGAACGCGGCCGCGACCGCGCGAGCGGTGCGGCGCTCGGCGCGACGGCCGCGGTCAAACTGTTCCCCGCGCTCGTCGGCGTCTGGCTCTGCCGGCGGCGCGCGTGGCGCGCAATCGCCGCCGCCACCGCCACCGGCGTCGGCGCCATCCTCGCGGGCGTCCTCCTGTTCGGGCCCGGCGCGACGGAGACGTACGTCGCGGAGACGCTCTCGGGCGAACTGAGCGTCGCGTCGTTCCCCGACGGCCCCGACCCGACCGCGCCGTTCGTCACGGTGCGCCGCCAACTCACGTACCTCGCGCCGTCGCTCTCCGGAACGGCGCTCCTCGCCGCCGGTCTCGCCGTCGTCGCGCCAGTCTACGCCGGCGTCAATCGCGTCGTCGCCGACCCCGAGAGTCGCCTCGTCGCGCTGCAGGGCACGCTAACCGCCACGCTCCTCGTCTTCCCCCTCGAACCGTTCTACGTCGTCCTCGCCGTGTTCCCGCTCGCACCACTCCTCTACCGACTCGACCCTGGCACGCCCCGGACGCTCTTGCTGGCCGGCACCCTCCTCGTCTCCGTTCCGGTGCTCTACGAGTCGGTCGTCACGCTCACCGCGCCGCTTCCGGGCGGCATTTCGAGTGCAATCCGTGGTGTCTCTCGCGACGCGTTCGCGTTCGTGCTCCCGCCCACTATCGGGGCGTGGCTGGTGCTCGCCGGCTGTCTGCTCTACCAGCACCGGGCGGCGACAGAACCGTGA
- a CDS encoding DUF7559 family protein, with translation MPATLEVRCTEEDCELDMFEMHYTYDMPDEVGVADFSCPYCEQTESLEAIEL, from the coding sequence ATGCCCGCCACGCTCGAAGTCCGCTGCACCGAGGAGGACTGCGAACTCGACATGTTCGAGATGCACTACACGTACGACATGCCCGACGAGGTGGGGGTCGCCGACTTCTCGTGCCCGTACTGCGAGCAGACCGAGAGCCTGGAGGCCATAGAACTATGA
- a CDS encoding NUDIX hydrolase codes for MDLSRVAAHRPVRVRDQERDAAVLVPVVDGASDEDGRFEADDSDREPALVFTKRADHLGEHPGQMSFPGGGREPSDGDLRDTAVREVDEEIGLRRDEISFVGQLDDIATVTSYSVTPFVGRVPDRSYVPDEREVDEVVVLPISGLTDPANYELEKRVHPKYGEALVHFFHVHGYTVWGATGRILLQFLDLAVDWTPPDRDPEVVEMDPDA; via the coding sequence ATGGACCTCTCGCGGGTCGCCGCGCACCGCCCGGTCCGCGTGCGCGACCAGGAGCGCGACGCCGCGGTGCTCGTCCCCGTCGTCGACGGCGCCAGCGACGAGGACGGGCGCTTCGAGGCCGACGACTCGGACCGGGAGCCGGCGCTCGTGTTCACGAAGCGCGCCGACCACCTCGGCGAACACCCCGGCCAGATGAGTTTCCCCGGCGGCGGCCGCGAGCCGAGCGACGGCGACTTGCGGGACACCGCGGTCCGCGAGGTCGACGAGGAAATCGGCCTCCGGCGGGACGAAATCTCGTTCGTCGGCCAACTCGACGACATCGCCACCGTCACCAGTTACTCGGTGACGCCGTTCGTCGGGCGCGTCCCAGACCGGTCGTACGTCCCCGACGAGCGCGAGGTCGACGAGGTGGTCGTCCTCCCGATTTCGGGGTTGACCGACCCCGCGAACTACGAACTCGAGAAGCGCGTCCACCCGAAGTACGGCGAGGCGCTCGTCCACTTCTTCCACGTCCACGGCTACACCGTCTGGGGGGCGACCGGCCGCATCCTCCTGCAGTTCCTCGACCTGGCGGTCGACTGGACGCCGCCGGACCGCGACCCCGAGGTCGTGGAGATGGACCCCGACGCCTGA
- a CDS encoding DUF7388 family protein, whose translation MLRSDSHAAAAGVDAVALKPAEHDWRRIDELDDAFGTVTIDYEGREHLPDFDALADLASDRDVRLTTPVRADGFDPLGDDSLAAEIPDSVGRVLVAGHGAYLSEEEASRAIAPRLGAAVDADGDAWVGTEGVERAALATGAAQFELLSRGTERDVRSLRAAGFDGGVAVYAPTVLTGDENEILDAVGAYAARRKPVARALPDGAETDATASGRAREVLSKAVRDFALVGDASTVSERVSALRDAGADYVVAYPAAGLDGFC comes from the coding sequence GTGTTGAGAAGCGACAGCCACGCCGCGGCCGCGGGCGTCGACGCGGTGGCACTGAAACCCGCCGAGCACGACTGGCGGCGCATCGATGAGTTGGACGACGCGTTCGGGACGGTCACGATAGACTACGAGGGCCGCGAGCACCTCCCCGACTTCGACGCGCTCGCGGACCTCGCGAGCGACCGCGACGTGCGGCTGACGACGCCCGTTCGCGCGGACGGCTTCGACCCCCTCGGCGACGACTCGCTCGCCGCCGAGATTCCCGACTCCGTGGGGCGCGTGCTGGTCGCGGGCCACGGCGCGTACCTCTCGGAGGAGGAAGCCAGTCGCGCCATCGCGCCCCGACTCGGCGCCGCCGTCGACGCCGACGGCGACGCGTGGGTCGGCACCGAGGGCGTGGAGCGCGCGGCGCTCGCGACGGGCGCGGCGCAGTTCGAACTCCTCTCCCGGGGAACCGAGCGGGACGTGCGGTCGCTGCGCGCCGCCGGGTTCGACGGCGGCGTGGCCGTCTACGCGCCCACGGTGCTGACCGGCGACGAGAACGAGATACTGGACGCGGTGGGCGCGTACGCCGCCCGGCGAAAGCCCGTGGCGCGAGCGCTTCCCGACGGCGCCGAGACGGACGCGACGGCGTCGGGGCGCGCCCGCGAGGTGCTGTCGAAGGCGGTGCGGGACTTCGCGCTGGTCGGCGACGCATCGACGGTCAGCGAGCGCGTGAGCGCGCTCCGCGATGCGGGTGCGGACTACGTCGTCGCGTACCCCGCGGCAGGCCTCGACGGCTTCTGCTGA